A stretch of the Amycolatopsis sp. BJA-103 genome encodes the following:
- a CDS encoding MFS transporter, with protein MRRDSLFFHADFRRLWAGDTASQVGAFAGHTVIPLLAATVLAATPFQMGLLTAAETIAFLIIGLPAGVWVDRMRRRTLMLRADVVRAVLLLSIPVAWWADALTLTQLIVVATLVGTATVFFDIAYQSYLPTLVGREHLLEGNAKLQASQSVAFLAGPGVGGGLVQLIGAANAVLATGLGFLTSALFLLRIRTVEPEPERHEDTKLLPQIVEGLRFVFTDTTLRSIVACTATANLFNGVFVAVEILFLNRELGLSPAAVGLVLATGGVGGITGAIFANAITRRIGQARSIWLVPLVTWPFYLLLPLTAPGWRIILFPVATMVAGFGIIVYNVAQVSYRQAVCPDRLLGRMNASVRFVVWGMLPLGGLLGGVLGEAIGIRATLWVAVAGETAALLWVVFSPLRKLRDLPTEPIAVG; from the coding sequence GTGCGCAGAGACTCCCTCTTCTTCCACGCGGACTTCCGGCGGCTCTGGGCCGGTGACACTGCCAGTCAGGTGGGCGCGTTCGCCGGTCATACCGTGATTCCCCTGCTCGCGGCCACCGTCCTGGCCGCGACGCCGTTCCAGATGGGACTGCTGACCGCTGCCGAGACCATCGCGTTCCTGATCATCGGGCTCCCGGCCGGGGTGTGGGTGGACCGGATGCGGCGCCGCACGCTGATGCTGCGGGCCGACGTCGTCCGCGCGGTTCTGCTGCTCAGCATCCCCGTCGCCTGGTGGGCCGACGCGCTGACGCTGACACAACTCATCGTGGTCGCCACCCTCGTCGGTACCGCGACGGTGTTCTTCGACATCGCCTACCAGTCGTATCTGCCGACGCTGGTCGGCCGCGAGCATCTTCTCGAAGGCAACGCGAAGCTCCAGGCCAGCCAGTCCGTGGCGTTCCTGGCCGGTCCGGGTGTCGGGGGCGGGCTGGTGCAACTGATCGGCGCGGCCAACGCCGTGCTCGCGACCGGACTCGGTTTCCTCACCTCGGCGCTGTTCCTGCTGCGGATCCGCACTGTCGAACCGGAGCCCGAGCGGCACGAAGACACGAAGCTGCTGCCCCAGATCGTCGAGGGACTGCGGTTCGTGTTCACCGACACCACGCTGCGTTCGATCGTCGCCTGCACGGCGACGGCCAACCTGTTCAACGGCGTCTTCGTCGCGGTGGAGATCCTGTTCCTGAACCGGGAACTGGGCCTGTCCCCCGCGGCCGTCGGCCTCGTGCTCGCGACCGGCGGGGTGGGCGGGATCACGGGCGCGATCTTCGCCAACGCCATCACCCGGCGGATCGGGCAGGCCCGGTCGATCTGGCTCGTGCCGCTGGTGACCTGGCCGTTCTACCTGCTGCTACCGCTGACCGCGCCGGGCTGGCGGATCATCCTGTTCCCGGTGGCCACGATGGTCGCCGGGTTCGGGATCATCGTCTACAACGTCGCGCAGGTCTCGTACCGGCAGGCCGTGTGCCCGGACCGGCTGCTCGGCCGGATGAACGCGAGTGTGCGGTTCGTCGTCTGGGGCATGCTCCCGCTGGGCGGGTTGCTCGGCGGTGTCCTGGGTGAGGCGATCGGGATCCGGGCGACGCTGTGGGTCGCCGTGGCAGGAGAAACCGCGGCACTCCTGTGGGTCGTCTTCTCCCCGCTCCGGAAGCTCCGCGACCTTCCCACGGAACCGATCGCGGTCGGCTAA
- the nrdR gene encoding transcriptional regulator NrdR, whose product MRCPFCRHADSRVVDSREVDEGQAIRRRRSCAACGRRFTTSETMVLAVVKRSGVTEQFSRDKVVRGVRRACQGRPVDDDALQQLAQRVEESIRSAGLAEIPSHEVGLAILGPLRELDGVAYLRFASVYRSFSSVEDFEKEISDLREAMAAAPDESDRDAKDG is encoded by the coding sequence ATGAGGTGCCCGTTCTGCCGGCATGCGGACTCTCGGGTCGTCGACTCCCGAGAGGTGGATGAGGGTCAAGCGATCCGGCGGAGGCGCTCGTGCGCCGCTTGCGGCCGGCGTTTCACCACTTCGGAGACGATGGTGCTCGCCGTCGTCAAGCGTTCCGGGGTCACCGAGCAGTTCAGCCGGGACAAGGTGGTCCGGGGGGTGCGCCGCGCCTGTCAAGGCAGGCCGGTCGACGACGACGCGCTGCAGCAGCTCGCTCAGCGGGTCGAGGAGTCGATCCGATCGGCGGGGCTGGCGGAGATCCCGAGTCACGAGGTCGGCCTGGCGATCCTGGGCCCCCTGCGCGAACTCGACGGCGTCGCCTATCTCCGGTTCGCCAGTGTCTACCGCTCCTTCTCCTCGGTCGAGGACTTCGAGAAGGAGATCTCGGACCTTCGTGAGGCCATGGCTGCCGCACCGGACGAGAGCGATCGAGACGCGAAAGACGGCTGA
- a CDS encoding LysM peptidoglycan-binding domain-containing protein: MSILADRGLVRPSSPGPVPAGVTRPVRVVRGKRAEPLRPPTRARVVAGRRPGVATASPACPAPRRLPLRWPSLVAMALLIAGLVTGLGLFLAGVPGAAVPERTTTVSVSTGETLSDLAARFAPGSDTGAVIAKIKELNSLEDAVLVPGLPLTVPVAAEVERGGK, from the coding sequence ATGTCGATTCTGGCCGACCGAGGACTGGTGCGACCCAGTTCCCCCGGGCCCGTTCCGGCAGGGGTGACCCGGCCCGTGCGGGTGGTGCGGGGCAAGCGCGCCGAACCCCTGCGCCCGCCGACCAGGGCACGGGTCGTGGCGGGCCGCCGTCCCGGTGTCGCCACCGCCTCCCCGGCGTGCCCGGCGCCCCGGAGGCTCCCGCTCCGATGGCCGTCGCTCGTCGCGATGGCCTTGTTGATCGCCGGACTCGTCACCGGATTGGGTCTGTTCTTGGCCGGTGTTCCCGGCGCCGCGGTACCCGAACGGACCACCACGGTGTCCGTTTCCACGGGGGAGACCCTGTCGGATCTCGCGGCGCGATTCGCGCCAGGCAGCGACACCGGCGCGGTCATCGCCAAGATCAAGGAGCTCAACTCCCTGGAAGACGCCGTTCTCGTGCCCGGACTGCCGCTCACGGTCCCGGTCGCGGCCGAGGTCGAGAGGGGAGGGAAGTGA
- the lexA gene encoding transcriptional repressor LexA has translation MAKESKAKNAPRGSGKVRALPEVYEVDETLTVRQQQVLDVIKMWVSRFGYPPSVREIGEAVGLTSTSSVSHQLQALQRKGYLRRDPNRPRAVGVLATTDDNPMGIDVEQPQSAAKAAYVPLVGRIAAGGPVLAEQAIEDVFPLPREIVGEGELFLLSVTGDSMIDAAITDGDWVVVRQQPTADPGEIVAAMIDGEATVKTFKRKDGHIWLMPHNEAYDPIPGDNATILGKVVAVLRRL, from the coding sequence GTGGCTAAGGAGAGCAAGGCGAAGAACGCGCCTAGGGGCTCGGGTAAGGTGCGCGCCTTGCCCGAGGTCTACGAGGTGGACGAGACCCTGACCGTGCGGCAGCAGCAGGTGCTCGACGTGATCAAGATGTGGGTGAGCCGGTTCGGTTACCCGCCGAGTGTGCGTGAGATCGGCGAGGCGGTCGGGCTGACCTCCACCTCGTCGGTGTCGCACCAGTTGCAGGCCCTGCAGCGCAAGGGATATCTGCGACGCGACCCGAACCGCCCGCGCGCGGTCGGGGTGCTCGCCACGACGGACGACAACCCGATGGGCATCGACGTCGAGCAGCCGCAGTCGGCCGCGAAGGCCGCGTACGTGCCTCTCGTCGGCCGGATCGCCGCCGGTGGGCCGGTGCTGGCCGAGCAGGCGATCGAAGACGTCTTCCCGCTGCCGAGGGAAATCGTCGGTGAGGGTGAGCTCTTCCTGCTCAGCGTCACCGGTGACTCGATGATCGACGCCGCCATCACCGATGGCGACTGGGTCGTCGTGCGCCAGCAGCCCACGGCCGACCCGGGCGAGATCGTGGCGGCGATGATCGACGGCGAGGCCACGGTCAAGACGTTCAAGCGCAAGGACGGCCACATCTGGCTGATGCCGCACAACGAGGCGTACGACCCCATCCCGGGTGACAACGCCACGATCCTCGGCAAGGTCGTCGCCGTTCTCCGCAGGCTTTAG
- the dapF gene encoding diaminopimelate epimerase gives MGGIEFLKGHGTQNDFVLLPDPDGRLELTEARVAALCDRQRGLGADGVLRVVRSAALGVESAGEWFMDYRNADGSIAEMCGNGVRVFVRHLVDSGLVAEHDFVIGTRAGDRPVQLHADGSVTVQMGPAAITGTSVTVVAGQPFSGVAVNVGNPHLVSVVEDDVDDLDLRDQPDFDSDVFPEGVNLEFINLLGDNALKMRVHERGVGETRSCGTGTVAAVAAALHLAGTDAGRATVDIPGGQVVVEIRRGGSTLTGPAEIVARGELDEDWWVALGG, from the coding sequence ATGGGCGGCATCGAATTCCTTAAGGGACACGGCACACAGAACGATTTCGTGCTGCTTCCCGACCCCGACGGCCGCCTCGAGCTGACCGAAGCGCGGGTGGCGGCGCTGTGCGACCGTCAGCGCGGTCTCGGCGCCGACGGCGTGCTGCGCGTCGTGCGCTCGGCGGCTCTGGGTGTGGAGTCGGCAGGCGAATGGTTCATGGACTACCGCAACGCCGACGGATCCATCGCGGAGATGTGCGGCAACGGCGTCCGGGTCTTCGTGCGCCACCTGGTCGATTCCGGGCTGGTGGCCGAGCACGACTTCGTCATCGGCACCCGCGCCGGCGACAGGCCGGTCCAGCTGCACGCGGACGGCTCCGTCACCGTGCAGATGGGACCGGCGGCGATCACCGGCACCTCGGTCACCGTGGTCGCCGGGCAGCCGTTCTCCGGTGTCGCGGTCAACGTCGGCAACCCGCACCTGGTGTCCGTCGTCGAGGACGACGTCGACGACCTGGACCTGCGTGACCAGCCCGACTTCGATTCCGACGTGTTCCCGGAGGGCGTGAACCTCGAGTTCATCAACCTCCTGGGGGACAACGCGCTGAAGATGCGCGTCCACGAACGCGGCGTCGGCGAGACACGGTCCTGCGGCACCGGCACGGTCGCCGCGGTCGCCGCCGCCCTGCACCTCGCGGGTACCGACGCCGGCCGGGCGACGGTCGACATCCCCGGTGGCCAGGTGGTCGTCGAGATCCGCCGCGGCGGATCCACGCTGACCGGACCGGCGGAGATCGTCGCCCGCGGCGAACTCGACGAAGACTGGTGGGTCGCGCTCGGCGGTTAG
- a CDS encoding ArsR/SmtB family transcription factor — MPTPRRAATEAEIAAMASGIRLRIIRLTYSEALTNKELAERLDRDPATTLHHVRKLVDTGFLEALPPRRGTRGAKEIPYRSTGLSWHLDSRDRGIDQAIFEAYLAEIADVGFDDVQQTRMVVQVPDEQIAEFEARLMELVDDFITRPVDPDAKRTAIYLSKYPSR, encoded by the coding sequence GTGCCCACTCCACGACGTGCCGCCACCGAGGCCGAGATCGCCGCGATGGCTTCCGGAATAAGGCTGCGCATCATCCGGTTGACGTACTCCGAGGCGCTGACCAACAAGGAACTCGCCGAACGGCTCGATCGGGACCCGGCGACGACGCTGCACCATGTGCGCAAACTCGTCGACACGGGGTTCCTCGAAGCACTCCCGCCGAGGCGCGGCACGCGCGGTGCGAAAGAAATTCCGTATCGCTCGACCGGGTTGTCCTGGCATCTTGATTCCCGCGACAGGGGGATCGATCAGGCGATCTTCGAGGCCTATCTGGCCGAGATCGCCGATGTGGGATTCGACGACGTGCAACAGACACGAATGGTCGTCCAGGTACCGGACGAGCAGATCGCCGAGTTCGAAGCACGGCTGATGGAGCTCGTCGACGACTTCATCACCAGGCCGGTCGACCCGGACGCGAAACGGACGGCGATCTACCTGTCGAAGTATCCCAGCAGGTAA
- a CDS encoding LAGLIDADG family homing endonuclease, with translation MTETVGSGNPATARTSGKKKQAGGLTVRRVFTTEGVHPYDQVTWESRDVVMTNWRDGTVNFEQRGVEFPDFWSVNATNIVTSKYFRGAVGSARREQSLKQLIDRVVRSYVGAGREHGYFASPADAEVFEHELTWMLLHQVFSFNSPVWFNVGTTSKQQVSACFILSVDDTMESILNWYREEGLIFKGGSGAGLNLSRIRSSRELLSSGGTASGPVSFMRGADASAGTIKSGGATRRAAKMVVLDVDHPDVEEFVQTKAREEEKIKVLRDAGFDMDLSGSDITSVQYQNANNSVRVSDEFMQAVENQGDFGLRARMTGEVIDRVDAKKLFRTISQAAWECADPGLQYDGTINDWHTCPESGRITASNPCFPGDQRVVTDAGLVRIGDLVCQAAAGERFAVYTNDVTHADDPVARIVATEPTRYMVTGTNEIVELRFSDGSRLRCTPNHRVWTANQGWVHADRLTAEDRVVRSIEYAPSPYASAALPPLAVQVAHQARGKALRAVPEKWDTGLAHYLGWLVGDGCLTDVGATTVYGSEWERDVLMPRHRALLASITGFESKPSRQSNGTVQLRARRGRFGLMLKALGVSTGRSPAKVVPESIYVAPEDIVGAFLRGLFDADGCVVNQEQNGTRYVGLASRSEELLIGVQELLASLGIRGRIYRTGTKAASFRYVTKNGDERVYGSDGESFDLRITGRHMAGFAELIGFEHSEKSAKLADVTAGHGHYSVDETVRLVSRVSRGFETTFNLTEPRNHSYIVGGTVVANCSEYMHLDNSSCNLASLNLLKFATADGGFDAQQFAKAVELVITAMDISICFADFPTEAIGDTTRKFRQLGIGYANLGALLMALGHAYDSDGGRALAAAITSLMTGVSYRRSAELAAVVGPYEGYARNAEAHQRVMRKHAAASELVRTYHANDAAVRALATQEWKRGIELGEISGWRNAQASVLAPTGCLTADTLVTTDRGLARLSELGDLYGDHWQDVEFTVATDEGPRQATKFFVNGEEPTRRIETKGGYRIQGTLAHRVKVVEPETGSWVWKRLADIRSGDLVPLQLGGLVGDPRRVPLPVLDQAYYAGDRDIRVPDEVTADLAELVGYFEGDGSLHAKGVRLCVADTDLDVVDRLRILSKDLFGLEPAVRQCQGYQEVTLQSVRLARWWQAAGFAKDLPGPDHAGKGWTPRVPASIRETNDPAVYAAFLRGVFEADGTVLEGVPSVSTSSELFGEDLRSLLLALGMVTTTRRTTSGFGGTILQIRLRNVDHAMIFDEIVGFISERKARSLVCLEPNGSAKGDRVHLPRPRLGRALEYLFEPVESNEDGGVQPTYDLSVPDNVTYVANGFVSHNTIGFMMDCDTTGIEPDFSLVKFKKLVGGGSMQIVNQTIPRALTALGYQAEQVEAIVEYIAEHGHVVDAPGLRPEHYEVFDCAVGERSIAPMGHVRMMAAVQPFLSGAISKTVNMPESATVEEVEEIYFQGWKYGLKALAIYRDNCKVGQPLSSGKKEKAEPEAEKVVEYRPVRKRLPKKRPSQTVSFTVGGAEGYLHAGSYPDDGLGEIFVKLGKQGSTLSGVMDAFSMSISVGLQHGIPLEFYVSKFSNLRFEPAGMTDDPDIRIATSVMDYLFRRLALDYLPYEKRAQLGIFTADERSAQVEATYGATPAAEPENVDIDALRSTVDSSSADPAKRVAHSTAELVELNLGTASDAPLCMTCGTKMRPAGSCYACEGCGATSGCS, from the coding sequence ATGACCGAGACCGTGGGATCAGGCAACCCGGCCACAGCGCGGACGAGTGGGAAGAAGAAGCAGGCCGGTGGGCTCACCGTGCGGCGTGTCTTCACCACCGAGGGCGTCCACCCGTACGACCAGGTCACCTGGGAGTCTCGGGACGTCGTGATGACGAACTGGCGCGACGGCACGGTCAACTTCGAGCAACGCGGTGTCGAGTTCCCCGACTTCTGGTCGGTCAACGCGACGAACATCGTCACCAGCAAGTACTTCCGCGGCGCCGTCGGCTCGGCCCGGCGCGAGCAGAGCCTCAAGCAGCTGATCGATCGCGTCGTCCGTTCCTACGTCGGCGCGGGGCGCGAACACGGCTACTTCGCGAGTCCCGCCGACGCCGAGGTCTTCGAGCACGAGCTGACCTGGATGCTGCTGCACCAGGTGTTCAGCTTCAACTCGCCGGTGTGGTTCAACGTGGGCACGACGTCGAAGCAACAAGTCTCGGCGTGTTTCATCCTTTCGGTTGACGACACCATGGAGTCGATCCTCAACTGGTACCGCGAGGAAGGCCTGATCTTCAAGGGCGGCTCCGGGGCAGGCCTGAACCTTTCACGCATCCGTTCCTCGCGTGAGCTGCTGTCCTCCGGCGGCACCGCGTCCGGCCCGGTCTCCTTCATGCGCGGCGCCGACGCCTCCGCGGGCACCATCAAGTCCGGTGGCGCCACCCGTCGCGCGGCGAAGATGGTCGTCCTCGACGTCGACCACCCGGACGTCGAGGAGTTCGTGCAGACCAAGGCGCGCGAAGAGGAGAAGATCAAGGTCCTCCGCGACGCCGGGTTCGACATGGACCTCTCCGGCTCGGACATCACCTCCGTCCAGTACCAGAACGCGAACAACTCGGTCCGCGTCTCCGACGAGTTCATGCAGGCCGTCGAGAACCAGGGCGACTTCGGCCTGCGGGCCAGGATGACCGGCGAGGTCATCGACCGGGTCGACGCCAAGAAGCTGTTCCGCACCATCTCGCAGGCAGCCTGGGAGTGCGCGGATCCGGGCCTGCAGTACGACGGCACGATCAACGACTGGCACACCTGCCCCGAATCGGGCCGGATCACCGCGTCCAACCCGTGTTTCCCCGGTGACCAGCGGGTGGTCACCGACGCTGGTCTAGTGCGGATCGGCGACCTCGTGTGCCAGGCAGCCGCTGGTGAACGGTTCGCCGTCTACACCAACGACGTGACCCATGCTGACGACCCGGTGGCCAGGATCGTTGCGACAGAACCGACGAGGTACATGGTCACCGGCACCAATGAGATCGTCGAACTTCGTTTCAGCGACGGCTCACGATTGCGGTGCACACCCAACCATCGGGTATGGACCGCGAACCAGGGCTGGGTGCACGCCGACCGGCTCACCGCGGAAGACCGGGTCGTACGATCGATCGAATACGCTCCGAGTCCGTACGCTTCCGCAGCATTGCCGCCGCTCGCGGTGCAGGTGGCGCATCAAGCGCGTGGCAAGGCTCTTCGTGCGGTACCGGAGAAGTGGGACACTGGGCTGGCTCATTATCTAGGCTGGTTGGTCGGAGACGGTTGTCTGACAGATGTGGGCGCGACGACGGTCTATGGGAGTGAATGGGAGCGAGATGTCCTCATGCCGAGGCATCGTGCCCTGCTGGCTTCGATCACCGGCTTCGAAAGCAAGCCCAGCCGACAGTCCAATGGCACGGTGCAACTCAGGGCTAGGCGGGGTCGTTTCGGCCTGATGCTCAAGGCGCTCGGGGTTTCGACAGGGCGTTCTCCTGCCAAAGTGGTCCCGGAGTCGATCTACGTCGCTCCTGAGGACATCGTGGGCGCGTTCCTGCGCGGCCTTTTCGACGCTGACGGTTGTGTGGTGAACCAGGAGCAGAACGGCACCCGATACGTCGGCCTTGCCAGTCGTTCAGAGGAACTCTTGATCGGTGTCCAGGAGCTGCTGGCCAGCCTCGGTATCCGGGGGCGTATCTATCGCACGGGTACGAAGGCGGCGTCGTTCCGGTATGTCACCAAGAACGGCGACGAACGCGTCTACGGTAGCGACGGCGAGAGCTTCGACCTCCGGATCACGGGCAGGCATATGGCCGGATTCGCCGAGCTGATCGGATTCGAACACAGCGAGAAGTCCGCCAAACTGGCTGATGTCACGGCCGGCCACGGCCATTACTCCGTCGACGAGACGGTTCGGCTGGTTTCCCGGGTTTCTCGAGGTTTCGAGACTACGTTCAATCTGACCGAGCCCCGCAATCATTCGTACATCGTCGGCGGGACTGTGGTCGCCAACTGCTCCGAATACATGCACCTGGACAACTCCAGTTGCAACCTCGCCTCGCTGAACCTGCTCAAGTTCGCCACCGCCGACGGTGGTTTCGACGCGCAGCAGTTCGCGAAGGCCGTCGAGCTGGTCATCACCGCGATGGACATCTCGATCTGCTTCGCCGACTTCCCGACCGAGGCGATCGGCGACACCACGCGCAAGTTCCGGCAGCTGGGCATCGGGTACGCGAACCTCGGCGCGCTGCTGATGGCGCTCGGGCACGCCTACGACTCCGACGGCGGCCGCGCGCTCGCCGCCGCGATCACGTCTTTGATGACCGGCGTCTCGTACCGGCGTTCCGCCGAACTCGCCGCGGTAGTCGGGCCGTACGAGGGTTACGCGCGCAACGCCGAAGCGCACCAGCGGGTCATGCGCAAACACGCCGCGGCCAGCGAACTGGTGCGGACCTATCACGCCAACGACGCCGCGGTCCGCGCGCTCGCGACCCAGGAATGGAAGCGCGGCATCGAACTGGGCGAGATCAGCGGATGGCGCAACGCGCAGGCGAGTGTGCTGGCGCCCACCGGATGCCTGACCGCGGACACCCTGGTCACCACCGACCGCGGACTGGCCCGGCTCTCCGAACTCGGTGATCTGTACGGGGACCACTGGCAGGACGTCGAGTTCACCGTCGCGACCGACGAAGGCCCGCGCCAGGCCACGAAATTCTTCGTCAATGGCGAGGAGCCCACTCGCCGGATCGAGACCAAGGGCGGATATCGGATCCAGGGCACGCTCGCCCACCGGGTCAAGGTAGTGGAGCCGGAGACCGGATCCTGGGTCTGGAAACGACTCGCCGACATCCGGTCCGGCGACCTGGTACCCCTGCAACTGGGCGGTCTGGTCGGCGATCCCCGCCGGGTTCCGCTGCCGGTGCTCGACCAGGCGTACTACGCGGGTGACCGTGATATCCGGGTGCCGGACGAGGTCACCGCCGATCTCGCGGAACTGGTGGGGTACTTCGAAGGCGACGGCAGCCTGCACGCGAAGGGCGTTCGGCTCTGCGTGGCCGACACCGATCTGGATGTCGTCGACCGCTTGCGAATTCTCAGTAAGGATCTCTTCGGTCTGGAACCCGCGGTCCGGCAGTGTCAGGGCTACCAGGAGGTCACCCTTCAGTCCGTCCGGCTGGCCCGCTGGTGGCAGGCGGCGGGATTCGCGAAGGACCTCCCCGGTCCCGACCACGCCGGCAAAGGATGGACTCCGCGGGTCCCCGCGAGCATCCGGGAGACCAACGATCCCGCGGTGTACGCTGCGTTCCTGCGCGGGGTCTTCGAGGCGGACGGGACCGTGCTCGAAGGAGTTCCGAGCGTCTCCACTTCCTCGGAGCTTTTCGGCGAAGACCTGCGGAGCCTGCTGCTGGCCCTGGGCATGGTGACCACGACCCGCCGGACGACCAGCGGGTTCGGCGGGACGATTCTGCAGATCCGGCTGCGCAACGTCGACCACGCGATGATCTTCGACGAGATCGTCGGTTTCATCAGCGAACGCAAGGCGCGGTCGTTGGTATGCCTGGAGCCGAACGGATCGGCCAAAGGCGATCGAGTGCACCTTCCGCGGCCCCGGCTCGGCCGGGCGCTCGAGTACCTCTTCGAACCCGTTGAGTCCAATGAGGACGGTGGCGTCCAGCCCACTTACGACCTGTCGGTGCCGGACAACGTCACCTATGTCGCCAACGGCTTCGTCAGTCACAACACCATCGGCTTCATGATGGACTGCGACACGACCGGCATCGAGCCGGACTTCTCGCTGGTCAAGTTCAAGAAGCTGGTCGGCGGCGGTTCGATGCAGATCGTCAACCAGACCATCCCGCGCGCGCTGACCGCACTCGGCTACCAGGCCGAACAGGTCGAAGCGATCGTCGAGTACATCGCCGAGCACGGGCACGTCGTCGACGCCCCCGGCCTGCGCCCCGAGCACTACGAGGTGTTCGACTGCGCGGTGGGGGAGCGGTCCATCGCGCCGATGGGCCACGTCCGGATGATGGCCGCGGTGCAGCCGTTCCTGTCCGGCGCGATCTCCAAGACGGTCAACATGCCGGAGTCGGCGACCGTCGAAGAGGTCGAGGAGATCTACTTCCAGGGCTGGAAGTACGGACTCAAGGCGCTCGCGATCTACCGCGACAACTGCAAGGTCGGCCAGCCGCTGTCGTCAGGCAAGAAGGAGAAGGCCGAGCCCGAGGCCGAAAAGGTCGTCGAGTACCGGCCGGTCCGCAAGCGCCTGCCGAAGAAGCGTCCGAGCCAGACGGTGTCGTTCACCGTCGGCGGCGCCGAGGGCTACCTGCACGCCGGCTCCTACCCGGACGACGGGCTCGGCGAGATCTTCGTGAAGCTCGGCAAGCAGGGCTCGACCCTGTCGGGCGTGATGGACGCGTTCTCGATGTCGATCTCCGTCGGCCTGCAGCACGGGATCCCGCTGGAGTTCTACGTTTCTAAGTTCTCCAACCTGCGCTTCGAGCCCGCCGGCATGACCGACGACCCGGACATCCGAATCGCCACCAGTGTCATGGACTACCTGTTCCGCAGGCTTGCGCTGGACTACCTGCCGTACGAGAAGCGTGCGCAGCTCGGCATCTTCACCGCCGACGAGCGTTCCGCGCAGGTCGAGGCGACCTACGGCGCCACTCCCGCCGCCGAACCGGAGAACGTCGACATCGACGCCCTTCGGTCCACTGTGGACTCGTCGTCGGCGGACCCCGCCAAGCGGGTCGCGCACTCGACGGCGGAACTGGTGGAACTGAACCTCGGCACCGCTTCCGACGCGCCGCTCTGCATGACCTGCGGCACCAAGATGCGGCCCGCCGGTTCGTGCTACGCCTGTGAAGGGTGCGGAGCGACCTCCGGCTGCAGCTGA
- the hflX gene encoding GTPase HflX yields the protein MTELTHNDLNDMDPSTGELELEDRASLRRVAGLSTELADVTEVEYRQLRLERVVLVGVWTEGSALQSEASLAELARLAETAGSEVLEGLVQRRIRPDPATYIGSGKVKELREIVAATGADTVICDGELSPGQLRQLEEKVKVKVIDRTALILDIFAQHARSKEGKAQVELAQLQYLIPRLRGWGAALSRQAGGRAGGANGGVGLRGPGETKLETDRRRISKRVSKLRREIAAMDTIRETKRGRRVANEVPSVAIVGYTNAGKSSLLNALTGAGVLVEDSLFATLDPTTRRAQTPDGRTYTLTDTVGFVRHLPHQLVDAFRSTLEEAASADLLVHVVDGADPTPEEQVNAVREVLAEITKRRSEPLPPELLVINKADAADEVSLVRLRHQMAGSVQVSARKGTGITELAEVIAERLPRPEVMVEALIPYSRGELVSRAHADGEVLEEEHVETGTRLLVRGRPELAAALSDFQTDGSAL from the coding sequence ATGACGGAACTGACACACAACGATCTGAACGACATGGACCCTTCGACCGGCGAATTGGAGCTCGAGGACCGCGCCTCGCTCCGCCGGGTAGCGGGCCTGTCCACCGAACTCGCGGATGTCACCGAGGTCGAATACCGGCAGCTGCGCCTGGAGCGCGTCGTTCTGGTCGGTGTGTGGACCGAGGGCAGCGCCCTCCAGTCCGAGGCCTCGCTCGCCGAACTCGCCCGGCTCGCCGAAACAGCGGGCTCCGAGGTACTGGAAGGCCTGGTGCAGCGGCGGATCCGCCCGGATCCCGCCACCTACATCGGCTCGGGCAAGGTCAAGGAACTGCGCGAAATCGTGGCGGCCACCGGGGCCGACACGGTGATCTGCGACGGTGAGCTCTCGCCGGGCCAGCTGCGCCAGCTGGAGGAGAAGGTCAAGGTGAAGGTCATCGACCGCACCGCCCTGATCCTCGACATCTTCGCGCAGCACGCCCGCTCCAAGGAGGGCAAGGCCCAGGTCGAGCTGGCCCAGCTGCAGTACCTGATCCCGCGGCTTCGCGGGTGGGGTGCGGCGCTGTCCCGGCAGGCCGGTGGCCGGGCGGGCGGCGCCAACGGTGGCGTGGGCCTGCGTGGTCCCGGTGAGACGAAGCTCGAAACCGACCGGCGGCGGATCAGCAAGCGCGTGTCGAAGCTGCGCCGTGAGATCGCCGCGATGGACACCATCCGCGAGACCAAACGCGGTCGGCGGGTGGCCAACGAGGTACCGAGCGTCGCGATCGTCGGCTACACCAACGCCGGCAAGTCGAGCCTGCTCAACGCGCTGACCGGCGCCGGAGTGCTCGTCGAGGACTCGCTGTTCGCCACGCTGGATCCGACGACCCGCCGGGCCCAGACGCCCGACGGCCGCACCTACACGCTGACCGACACCGTCGGTTTCGTCCGGCACCTGCCGCACCAGCTGGTGGACGCGTTCCGTTCGACGCTGGAGGAGGCGGCGAGCGCCGACCTGCTCGTGCACGTCGTCGACGGTGCCGACCCGACGCCGGAAGAGCAGGTCAACGCGGTCCGCGAAGTGCTCGCCGAGATCACGAAGCGCCGTTCCGAGCCGCTCCCGCCGGAGCTGCTGGTGATCAACAAGGCCGACGCCGCCGACGAGGTGTCGCTGGTCCGGTTGCGGCACCAGATGGCCGGTTCGGTGCAGGTGTCGGCACGGAAGGGCACCGGGATCACCGAACTCGCCGAGGTGATCGCGGAGCGGCTGCCGAGGCCGGAGGTCATGGTCGAGGCGCTGATCCCGTACTCGCGGGGCGAACTCGTCTCCCGCGCCCACGCCGACGGCGAGGTGCTGGAAGAGGAGCACGTCGAGACCGGCACGCGGCTGCTCGTCCGGGGCAGGCCCGAGCTGGCCGCGGCGCTGAGCGACTTCCAGACGGACGGCTCGGCTCTGTAA